A DNA window from Aneurinibacillus sp. REN35 contains the following coding sequences:
- a CDS encoding DUF5367 family protein produces the protein MQKILFPMIWAVLIWASATMFFVFFGHQVLVDPSLSSFWPTLILLEAGTAICLYLISLLYIRFDSSANALLTFALCGTTTGLFLDTFSISYHSRFFTALSSGQVIAFTAWMSCAYALYIMIPLLMHYSRNYKMTRHSSR, from the coding sequence ATGCAAAAAATTCTTTTTCCTATGATATGGGCTGTACTCATATGGGCAAGTGCTACCATGTTCTTTGTTTTCTTTGGCCATCAGGTGCTTGTCGATCCTTCCCTTAGCAGCTTCTGGCCCACGCTCATTCTCCTTGAGGCAGGTACAGCCATATGTCTCTACCTGATCTCCCTGCTCTATATCCGATTTGATTCATCCGCTAATGCCCTTCTTACATTCGCACTCTGCGGCACAACCACCGGATTGTTTCTTGACACATTCTCTATTTCTTATCATTCCCGCTTCTTTACCGCCCTCTCCTCTGGGCAGGTAATTGCCTTTACAGCGTGGATGTCCTGCGCCTATGCTTTATATATCATGATTCCTCTTCTCATGCATTATAGCCGCAACTACAAAATGACAAGGCACTCCAGCCGTTGA